One segment of Parvularcula sp. IMCC14364 DNA contains the following:
- a CDS encoding tetratricopeptide repeat protein yields the protein MPHKVRLKRNARGVLAMVLAAGLVAVPTAVQAQEITFADVVRDPSNAELNYNYAVQQMTAGDLVSAAAALERILLTDPNRHDVRLLYAVVLFRMNDLQAADRELVQLEGANLSADLAADYDYYRARVQEGRQSSRVSGQFVAGIGYDDTVLGTLSDFFGFVNAESDGSAILSGNLQYEKDLSDVRDLRFVAGVQAFTKQYFDFDSFSYAVLAGNVGLEGTLGSYDVGGAVTARTTYVDGEQYVTATGVSGKISRDLSATTTVALDLIYDDLDFDNIEVNGFQTFGETGRSGEEFAGVVSIEHRYTPRLAVGAQVGLLERTADQQAFEYDGWSAGFSLDREWGRGTYTEVDYAYQQRDYSGQFVQREEDLHYVRASLGAPLKALLGGGEGATLQDLEALTVEGSVFYERRDADAPFGAQFFEYDNTGAQLRFVWGFGQ from the coding sequence TGGCAGCTGGTCTGGTGGCTGTGCCCACAGCCGTGCAGGCGCAGGAGATTACATTCGCGGATGTGGTCCGCGATCCATCGAACGCTGAACTCAATTACAATTACGCCGTCCAGCAAATGACGGCGGGTGATCTGGTTTCAGCAGCGGCGGCGCTGGAGCGTATCCTGCTGACCGACCCGAACCGTCATGATGTGCGGCTACTTTACGCGGTGGTTCTTTTCCGTATGAATGACCTGCAGGCCGCAGACCGCGAGCTGGTGCAGCTTGAAGGGGCAAACCTCTCGGCCGACCTGGCCGCGGATTACGACTATTACCGTGCCCGCGTGCAGGAAGGTCGTCAGTCATCCCGGGTTTCCGGACAGTTCGTTGCCGGCATTGGCTATGATGACACTGTGCTGGGTACACTGAGTGATTTCTTCGGTTTTGTGAATGCCGAGAGTGACGGGTCAGCTATCCTCAGCGGCAATCTGCAATATGAGAAGGATCTGAGCGACGTGCGCGATCTGCGTTTCGTTGCCGGGGTGCAGGCCTTTACCAAACAATATTTCGATTTCGACTCCTTCAGCTATGCGGTGCTGGCCGGTAATGTGGGCCTTGAGGGCACGCTGGGCAGCTATGATGTTGGCGGTGCGGTTACGGCGCGGACAACTTATGTGGATGGTGAACAGTATGTGACCGCCACCGGCGTGAGCGGCAAGATCAGCCGCGATCTTTCGGCCACGACGACCGTCGCGCTCGATCTGATCTATGACGATCTTGATTTCGACAATATCGAGGTCAACGGTTTCCAGACTTTCGGGGAGACAGGGCGCAGCGGTGAGGAGTTTGCCGGTGTGGTCAGTATTGAACATCGCTATACGCCAAGACTGGCTGTTGGCGCGCAGGTTGGTCTGCTTGAACGTACAGCCGACCAGCAGGCATTTGAGTATGACGGCTGGAGTGCTGGCTTCTCGCTCGATCGCGAATGGGGCAGAGGCACCTATACGGAAGTCGATTATGCCTATCAGCAACGCGATTATTCCGGTCAGTTTGTTCAGCGTGAAGAAGACCTACATTACGTCCGGGCCAGCCTCGGGGCGCCTCTGAAGGCGCTGCTTGGTGGCGGAGAAGGGGCAACCCTGCAGGATCTGGAGGCACTGACCGTTGAAGGTTCCGTCTTCTATGAGCGGCGTGACGCAGACGCCCCGTTTGGCGCGCAGTTCTTTGAATATGATAATACCGGCGCGCAACTGCGCTTTGTTTGGGGGTTCGGCCAATGA
- a CDS encoding flavodoxin family protein, protein MSEADSNILFLLGTSNPAGKTRALVDATSMHLPGSHLIDLGRLSIAPYDYDHRHEADDFSVVAEAVDAAQVIIFATPVYWYSMSAQLKVTFDRLTDLTETRKSVGKRLAGKTMFALVNGDPLPEGFLVPFSGTAGYFHMHWGGALNLAVESRTFPENQQARIKNFAACISQAAK, encoded by the coding sequence ATGTCTGAGGCCGACAGCAACATCCTGTTTCTTCTCGGCACCAGCAATCCAGCCGGGAAGACACGGGCCCTTGTGGATGCGACATCCATGCATCTGCCGGGCAGCCACCTGATAGACCTTGGGCGCCTGTCCATCGCCCCCTATGATTATGACCATCGTCACGAGGCGGATGACTTCTCAGTTGTTGCAGAAGCTGTAGACGCCGCGCAGGTCATTATCTTTGCAACCCCGGTCTACTGGTACAGCATGAGCGCGCAGTTGAAGGTCACCTTTGACCGCCTAACTGACCTGACGGAGACCCGCAAATCCGTCGGCAAACGTCTTGCCGGTAAAACAATGTTCGCGCTAGTCAATGGTGATCCGTTACCGGAAGGCTTTCTGGTGCCCTTTTCCGGCACGGCCGGATATTTCCACATGCACTGGGGCGGTGCCCTCAATCTTGCGGTTGAAAGCCGGACCTTTCCGGAAAATCAGCAGGCCCGCATAAAAAACTTCGCCGCCTGCATCTCACAGGCGGCGAAGTAA
- a CDS encoding metalloregulator ArsR/SmtB family transcription factor, translating to MSDDDSTPLSATSTRQIILDRLKRHGEQSAADLAAHLSLTTMAVRLQLYDLAEEGLVEARAVSSGRGRPTKLWHLTDAAARIFPDAHQGLAVELINSVEALFGAAGLKKVVDRHADSQRKSYTALLAGARSLGDRAKRLAGARTDEGYMAEAVREGRDWLLIENHCPVCSAARTCTSLCANELEVFQDVLGLDVRVTREEHILQGARRCAYRISKA from the coding sequence ATGAGCGACGATGACAGCACACCACTGAGTGCCACTTCCACGCGGCAGATTATTCTGGACCGTTTGAAGCGCCATGGTGAGCAATCAGCGGCGGACCTTGCTGCGCATCTCTCCCTCACGACGATGGCCGTGCGTCTGCAACTTTATGATCTGGCGGAAGAGGGGCTGGTCGAAGCGCGTGCTGTTTCTTCCGGTCGCGGGCGGCCAACCAAACTCTGGCACCTGACGGACGCGGCGGCCCGTATTTTTCCCGATGCGCATCAGGGGCTGGCGGTGGAATTGATCAATTCCGTCGAGGCTTTATTCGGTGCAGCGGGATTGAAGAAAGTCGTCGATCGTCATGCTGACAGTCAGCGCAAATCCTATACTGCGCTTCTCGCCGGTGCGCGCTCCCTTGGTGATCGTGCCAAGAGATTGGCAGGCGCCCGCACGGATGAAGGCTATATGGCCGAAGCAGTCCGGGAAGGGCGCGACTGGCTGCTGATCGAGAACCATTGCCCGGTCTGCTCTGCTGCCAGGACCTGTACCAGTCTGTGTGCCAATGAACTGGAAGTGTTTCAGGATGTGCTCGGGCTTGACGTTCGCGTGACCAGAGAAGAGCATATTCTGCAAGGGGCCCGCAGATGCGCGTACCGGATCAGCAAAGCCTGA
- a CDS encoding FecR domain-containing protein, which translates to MITAFGKTAFVGLTASLAASLMMSASALAQGVDVGVNAAVRNQVTLQSDGTAARPAVPAETVFLGDSVVSGADSALQILLKDETVFTVGANVDMTIDEFVYDPSAQTGSLAATVKKGAFRFMSGKIAQANPDDVTLVTPTANIGVRGTVLDVVVGEDALAAARQSGIDTTGAAAAGDGATLVVLRGPGREQSGLNKDGGASVTTGGNTVTLWKSGTAVFVPRSGGQVFGPFRFDDSLFFSVAGDVGTQVTGDSQRPPRDLRPVIRDVPDLRDLRRPGPPGGPGRGPCPGECPNNQEDAFGGDTGSNF; encoded by the coding sequence ATGATCACAGCCTTTGGAAAAACCGCCTTTGTTGGCCTGACAGCCAGTCTTGCTGCCAGCCTGATGATGTCAGCCTCTGCGCTTGCGCAAGGCGTTGATGTCGGTGTCAATGCCGCTGTTCGAAATCAGGTGACGCTGCAGAGCGATGGCACTGCGGCGCGGCCTGCTGTCCCGGCGGAAACTGTCTTCCTCGGTGACTCTGTTGTCTCCGGCGCGGACTCGGCCTTGCAAATTCTGCTCAAGGACGAAACCGTGTTCACCGTTGGTGCAAATGTTGACATGACCATTGATGAGTTTGTGTACGACCCATCAGCGCAAACCGGGTCTCTGGCCGCCACCGTGAAGAAGGGGGCTTTCCGCTTCATGTCCGGCAAGATTGCCCAGGCAAATCCGGACGACGTGACGCTGGTTACACCAACGGCCAATATCGGCGTGCGCGGAACCGTGCTTGACGTGGTTGTGGGTGAAGATGCACTGGCCGCGGCCCGCCAGAGCGGCATTGATACAACCGGTGCGGCTGCCGCTGGCGATGGTGCGACGCTTGTCGTGCTGCGTGGCCCGGGGCGAGAGCAGTCCGGGTTGAACAAGGATGGCGGTGCCTCTGTCACCACGGGTGGCAATACGGTGACCTTGTGGAAAAGCGGCACAGCGGTTTTCGTGCCGCGTTCAGGCGGGCAGGTCTTTGGGCCTTTCCGGTTTGATGACAGCCTGTTCTTCTCAGTGGCAGGAGATGTGGGGACACAGGTGACGGGAGACAGTCAGCGTCCACCACGTGATCTGCGCCCGGTCATCCGTGATGTGCCGGACCTGCGCGACCTGCGTCGTCCGGGCCCGCCAGGTGGACCTGGCCGTGGACCATGCCCGGGTGAATGCCCGAATAATCAGGAAGATGCCTTTGGCGGTGACACCGGATCCAATTTCTGA
- a CDS encoding serine hydrolase: MFMNTLLLSFSLLTLACFSVNDTASQSRFDNWSTDQNPLSVEGKERIDAFLKDSGSSSALILYEGQIAYQYGDIHRKHLIHSIRKAILGILYGQLIQDGRIALDERVGDLALAEAETPFSDLEASASVKQLLESRSGIYLPAAAESAAMKESRPARGSHEPGEAHYYNNWSFNALGTLFEERSSKTIYEAFQDQMAEPLGMTSFKGKIGNLVLRENAEELDILPSSLSDVDGFYFHEPQKSRHKAYHFRLSAHDLALFGQLLLQDGMWEGRQLISKDWIDQATTCRSVVNEDIGGGMSLCYGMMWSVAVRDGNVISFSHTGYGSHLISVHPGADMVIVHRAPTENPDFQRKNHPSQLIGLTFQAFYSGD; the protein is encoded by the coding sequence ATGTTTATGAACACGTTGTTGCTTTCTTTCTCACTCCTGACGCTCGCCTGTTTCAGCGTGAACGACACGGCTTCTCAATCGCGTTTCGACAATTGGTCGACCGATCAGAACCCCTTATCTGTTGAGGGAAAAGAACGAATTGATGCTTTTCTTAAAGATAGTGGATCTTCGTCAGCGCTTATTCTGTATGAAGGTCAGATCGCTTATCAATATGGCGATATCCACCGGAAGCATTTGATCCATTCAATCCGCAAAGCAATCTTGGGTATCCTATACGGACAGTTGATCCAGGACGGCCGCATAGCGCTGGATGAACGCGTGGGGGATTTGGCGTTGGCTGAGGCAGAAACTCCGTTCTCAGATCTTGAAGCCAGTGCAAGTGTCAAACAGCTGCTGGAATCTCGAAGCGGCATATATTTGCCCGCTGCGGCAGAGTCAGCTGCGATGAAAGAAAGCCGTCCTGCGCGTGGCTCCCACGAGCCTGGAGAGGCCCATTATTACAATAATTGGTCCTTCAACGCTCTGGGCACCCTGTTTGAAGAAAGATCATCCAAGACGATCTACGAGGCTTTTCAGGATCAAATGGCTGAACCCCTTGGCATGACCTCTTTCAAAGGAAAAATTGGAAATCTTGTGCTTCGGGAGAACGCGGAGGAGTTGGATATATTACCTTCCTCTCTATCCGATGTGGACGGATTTTACTTCCACGAGCCTCAAAAGTCCCGTCACAAAGCCTATCATTTCCGCCTATCAGCCCATGATCTTGCACTTTTTGGTCAGCTGTTACTACAGGATGGTATGTGGGAGGGCAGACAACTCATCTCAAAGGATTGGATCGATCAGGCAACAACTTGCCGATCCGTCGTGAATGAGGACATCGGCGGCGGTATGTCTCTTTGTTATGGCATGATGTGGTCCGTCGCCGTCCGCGATGGTAATGTAATATCTTTTAGCCATACAGGATACGGCTCTCATCTGATATCTGTACACCCGGGTGCGGACATGGTTATCGTACACCGGGCGCCGACGGAAAATCCTGATTTCCAACGAAAGAACCACCCGTCACAACTTATTGGCCTCACGTTCCAGGCGTTCTACTCAGGTGACTGA
- a CDS encoding MFS transporter, producing MGRTSTIEQIYETVAIEDEGRACRDIPDSACREEPRNFLAHVGALALSKSADGLIDPKLVLSWLMTALGAPAFLLGLLVPVREAGALLPQLFTAGAIRRLPQRKFVWAAGAFVQGLCAVGIGVSALLLEGAQAGWMIVGFLALLAVARSACSVSYKDVLGKTVSKSRRGKATGLAGTLSAAAIILFGLLLTFDIGDRFSLVVGALFLAGGLWLSGAVLFLSLQEQAGATEGGKAAFSAAMENISLLREDAQLRLFILVRGLLTGTALAPPFMLAVAASGGGEQDYAVLGYLLLASALASLLSSYVWGRLADRSSRKVLLFTGVVGAAALGGAAVAGYAGWLTNSLLLAGFLFVLMIAYQGVRLGRSTHLVDMATEETRATYTALSNTVIGIVLLAGGLFGVLAAFAGSATVLAVMAAMSALAALAGMGLKEVQAE from the coding sequence ATGGGCCGGACATCCACCATTGAGCAGATCTATGAGACCGTTGCGATAGAGGATGAAGGGCGCGCCTGCCGCGATATTCCCGACAGTGCCTGCCGGGAGGAGCCGCGCAACTTCCTGGCCCATGTGGGGGCGCTGGCATTGTCAAAATCCGCTGACGGACTGATTGACCCCAAGCTGGTGCTGAGCTGGCTGATGACGGCCCTCGGGGCGCCTGCTTTCCTGCTGGGCCTGCTTGTGCCTGTGCGCGAAGCAGGGGCCTTGCTGCCGCAATTATTTACCGCAGGCGCGATCCGGCGCTTGCCGCAGCGCAAGTTTGTCTGGGCGGCTGGTGCTTTTGTGCAGGGGCTGTGCGCGGTGGGCATTGGTGTATCGGCGCTTTTACTGGAGGGGGCGCAGGCCGGCTGGATGATTGTCGGCTTTCTGGCGCTGCTGGCGGTGGCGCGCAGTGCCTGTTCAGTGTCGTATAAGGATGTTCTGGGGAAGACGGTGTCCAAGTCACGCCGCGGCAAGGCAACAGGGCTGGCCGGCACGCTCTCGGCGGCGGCGATCATCCTTTTTGGCCTGCTGCTGACATTTGACATTGGTGACAGGTTTTCGCTTGTGGTGGGGGCGTTGTTTCTGGCCGGTGGCCTATGGCTTAGCGGCGCGGTGCTTTTCCTCAGCCTGCAGGAACAGGCAGGCGCGACAGAAGGGGGCAAGGCAGCGTTCAGTGCGGCCATGGAAAACATCTCCCTGCTGAGAGAAGATGCGCAACTGCGCCTGTTTATTCTGGTGCGGGGCTTGCTCACGGGCACGGCCCTGGCCCCGCCTTTCATGCTGGCCGTTGCAGCAAGTGGCGGCGGGGAACAGGATTATGCCGTGCTCGGATATTTGCTGCTGGCTTCGGCACTGGCGTCCCTGCTCAGTTCCTATGTCTGGGGCCGCCTTGCGGACCGCTCCAGCCGCAAGGTGCTGCTGTTCACTGGCGTGGTGGGGGCAGCGGCGCTGGGCGGTGCGGCTGTTGCCGGCTATGCGGGCTGGTTGACAAACAGCCTTCTGCTGGCGGGGTTTCTTTTTGTACTGATGATTGCCTATCAGGGTGTACGGCTCGGGCGCTCAACGCATCTTGTGGATATGGCGACGGAAGAAACGCGCGCAACCTACACGGCTTTGTCGAACACTGTCATCGGTATTGTGCTGCTGGCGGGCGGCCTGTTTGGCGTGCTCGCTGCCTTTGCAGGATCGGCAACGGTGCTCGCGGTGATGGCAGCGATGTCAGCCCTGGCGGCGCTTGCAGGCATGGGCCTGAAAGAAGTGCAGGCAGAGTAG
- a CDS encoding VOC family protein, whose translation MPKLEHVNLVVTNMQPTLDFLKAAFPAWRVRGQGARPWHRHPQNWLHFGDDDFYVTLNDNAVGEQRDLKGHTPGLAHIGFEVPSLARLIARLSKAGFEPDHMGEEHPHRRNVYYVDKAGLEFEFVEYFTDIPAEKNLYV comes from the coding sequence ATGCCAAAGCTCGAGCACGTGAACCTTGTGGTCACCAACATGCAACCAACACTGGACTTTCTGAAAGCGGCCTTTCCGGCCTGGCGCGTCCGGGGGCAAGGCGCGCGCCCCTGGCATAGGCACCCGCAGAACTGGCTGCATTTCGGCGATGACGACTTCTACGTCACCCTTAATGACAATGCTGTCGGTGAACAGCGCGACCTGAAAGGGCATACACCGGGACTGGCCCATATCGGTTTTGAAGTGCCCTCCCTCGCTCGCCTGATCGCGCGCCTGAGCAAGGCCGGTTTCGAGCCTGACCACATGGGCGAGGAACATCCACACCGCCGCAATGTCTATTATGTGGACAAGGCCGGCCTGGAATTCGAGTTCGTTGAATATTTCACCGATATTCCGGCAGAAAAGAATCTCTATGTCTGA
- a CDS encoding crotonase/enoyl-CoA hydratase family protein, giving the protein MQVTVETQGPVAIVTINRPARRNAVDQPTAEELVAAFEQFDADPALSVAVFTGAGGTFCAGADLKALSDGERKTVREEGQFAPMGPSRMRLSKPVIAAVEGFAVAGGLELALWADMRVAGNSAVFGVFCRRFGVPLIDLGTIRLPRLIGQSRAADMILTGREVKGAEALDFGLANRLVPDGQALASALELAQDIAAFPQRCLRNDRQSMYEQWDLTEAEAIRNEMRRGLDTIQSGETHAGASAFAGGKGRHGAF; this is encoded by the coding sequence ATGCAGGTGACGGTTGAAACACAAGGGCCGGTGGCGATTGTAACCATCAACAGGCCGGCGCGGCGCAATGCTGTGGACCAGCCCACGGCGGAAGAGCTGGTGGCGGCCTTTGAACAGTTCGACGCGGACCCGGCCTTGTCGGTCGCGGTTTTTACGGGCGCGGGCGGGACATTCTGCGCTGGCGCTGACCTCAAGGCCCTGTCTGACGGGGAGCGCAAGACGGTGCGCGAGGAGGGCCAGTTTGCCCCGATGGGCCCGTCACGGATGCGGCTTTCCAAGCCGGTGATTGCCGCTGTCGAAGGCTTTGCGGTGGCGGGCGGTCTGGAACTGGCGCTGTGGGCAGATATGCGCGTTGCGGGAAATTCTGCCGTGTTCGGTGTCTTTTGCCGCCGCTTTGGCGTGCCGCTGATTGACCTTGGCACAATTCGCCTGCCCCGCCTGATCGGGCAGTCGCGCGCGGCAGACATGATCCTGACCGGGCGCGAGGTGAAGGGGGCCGAAGCGCTTGATTTTGGGTTGGCCAACCGGCTGGTGCCGGATGGGCAGGCGCTGGCCAGTGCGCTGGAACTGGCACAGGATATTGCTGCCTTCCCGCAGCGCTGCCTGCGCAATGACAGACAATCCATGTACGAACAATGGGACCTCACGGAAGCCGAGGCGATCCGTAACGAGATGCGGCGGGGGCTTGATACGATCCAGTCAGGGGAGACCCATGCCGGGGCCAGTGCCTTTGCAGGGGGCAAAGGGCGGCATGGTGCGTTTTAA
- a CDS encoding YebC/PmpR family DNA-binding transcriptional regulator, which translates to MAGHSKWANIQHRKGRQDKARSKLFSRLSKEITVAAKMGMPDPDMNPRLRLAVQNAKSQSMPKDNIERAINKASAADGEDYEEIRYEGFGPEGVGIIVEALTDNRNRSASDVRSTFSKNGGNMGETGAVSFGFDRVGEIIYPADKASEDEMMEAAIESGADDVESSEDGHTVYTADTDLMDVAKALEDRFEEAESTKLIWKPQNLIEVSGEKVGTLMKLMNALEDLDDVQNIYANFDVSDEDMEQYGG; encoded by the coding sequence ATGGCCGGACATTCCAAATGGGCGAATATTCAACACCGTAAAGGGCGGCAGGACAAAGCGCGCTCCAAGCTGTTTTCCCGCCTGTCCAAGGAGATCACGGTCGCAGCCAAAATGGGGATGCCCGACCCGGACATGAACCCGCGCCTGCGCCTTGCCGTGCAGAACGCCAAGTCCCAGTCCATGCCGAAGGACAATATCGAGCGCGCCATCAACAAGGCGAGCGCCGCTGACGGCGAAGACTACGAAGAAATCCGCTATGAAGGCTTCGGCCCGGAAGGCGTCGGCATTATCGTTGAGGCACTGACCGACAACCGCAACCGCTCTGCCTCCGATGTGCGCTCCACCTTTTCCAAGAACGGCGGCAATATGGGGGAGACTGGCGCTGTCTCCTTCGGCTTCGACCGCGTCGGTGAAATTATCTATCCGGCGGACAAGGCGTCAGAAGACGAGATGATGGAAGCGGCGATAGAATCCGGGGCCGATGACGTTGAAAGCTCAGAAGATGGTCATACGGTCTACACGGCAGATACAGACCTGATGGATGTGGCCAAGGCACTGGAAGACCGGTTCGAGGAAGCTGAAAGCACCAAACTGATCTGGAAACCCCAAAACCTGATCGAAGTTTCTGGCGAAAAAGTCGGTACACTCATGAAGCTCATGAACGCCCTTGAAGATCTCGACGATGTGCAGAACATCTACGCCAATTTTGATGTCTCTGACGAAGACATGGAACAATATGGCGGGTAG
- a CDS encoding aspartate/glutamate racemase family protein yields MKRIGLIGGVSPEATILYYRHLNAAARKKHGGQHSANVLYYMLDYGVMIDHYHHHAWPDFIAEVVRGAEALKAGGAEALAITSGTTHVGAAAAAERTGLPLIHMHDSLTRAMQAQNIQQPLLTGTPWVMSGDFFKPELAQRYHGNIITPSAHDRDMIGRIIFDELVEGVVTPASRADMASMVGHHQQQGADAVILGCTELCMILEQADCDIPVLDATAIHAADIAQILLGD; encoded by the coding sequence ATGAAGCGCATTGGCCTGATTGGCGGCGTCAGTCCCGAAGCCACGATCCTCTATTACCGGCACCTGAATGCGGCGGCGCGCAAGAAGCATGGCGGACAACATTCCGCTAACGTCCTTTATTACATGCTCGACTATGGCGTGATGATCGACCATTACCATCATCATGCCTGGCCGGATTTTATCGCCGAAGTTGTGCGCGGGGCAGAAGCCCTGAAAGCCGGCGGCGCGGAGGCGCTGGCGATCACCTCCGGCACAACCCATGTGGGGGCCGCGGCAGCCGCAGAAAGAACCGGCCTGCCGCTCATCCACATGCATGACAGCCTGACCAGGGCCATGCAGGCGCAGAACATCCAGCAGCCCCTGCTGACAGGCACCCCCTGGGTGATGAGCGGTGACTTTTTCAAGCCAGAGCTCGCGCAGCGCTATCACGGCAATATCATCACGCCATCCGCGCACGACCGGGACATGATCGGACGGATCATTTTTGACGAATTGGTGGAAGGGGTGGTCACGCCCGCTTCCCGTGCTGACATGGCCAGCATGGTCGGGCACCATCAGCAGCAGGGGGCAGATGCCGTTATCCTAGGGTGTACGGAGCTTTGCATGATCCTCGAACAGGCTGATTGTGACATTCCGGTACTGGACGCAACCGCAATCCACGCAGCCGACATCGCGCAGATATTGCTGGGCGACTGA